A window of Ranitomeya variabilis isolate aRanVar5 chromosome 2, aRanVar5.hap1, whole genome shotgun sequence contains these coding sequences:
- the LOC143806575 gene encoding RING finger protein 141-like yields MGQQLTSQAVMNKLPEKVVKHAALVRESGFLTYEEFLGRVAELNDVTARLAAGQDKHLLFEVQPGSDSSALWKVVVRVLCTKINKTSGIVEISRIMNLYQFIQLYKDITSHATGVFTQSSEASEDNAQSLASLSDCQASILMGRVKQVTDEEECCICMDERADLILPCTHNFCQKCIDKWSDRNRNCPICRLQVSGVNDSWVVSDAPTEEDVASYILNLADEVGQPHDTVF; encoded by the exons ATGGGACAGCAGCTGACCAGCCAGGCCGTGATGAACAAACTTCCTGAGAAAGTCGTCAAACACGCAGCCCTGGTGCGTGAGAGCGGCTTCCTGACGTACGAGGAGTTCCTGGGCCGCGTCGCCGAGCTCAATGATGT CACAGCGAGGCTGGCCGCAGGGCAGGACAAGCATCTCCTCTTTGAAGTGCAGCCGGGCTCGGACTCGTCCGCCCTGTGGAAGGTTGTCGTCCGTGTTTTGTGTACCAAG ATTAATAAGACAAGCGGCATCGTGGAGATATCGAGGATCATGAACCTCTACCAGTTCATCCAGCTCTACAAGGACATCACCAGCCATGCCACCGGCGTGTTCACCCAGAGCAGCGAGGCCTCCGAGGACAATGCCCAGAGCCTGGCATCGCTCTCAGACTGCCAGGCCAGCATCTTAATGGGGAG ggtgaagcaggtGACAGATGAGGAGGAGTGTTGTATCTGTATGGATGAGCGAGCTGATCTGATCCTGCCCTGCACTCACAACTTCTGCCAGAAGTGCATTGACAAATG GAGCGACCGGAACCGCAATTGTCCCATCTGCCGCTTACAGGTGTCGGGAGTGAATGACTCATGGGTGGTCTCAGATGCCCCCACGGAGGAGGATGTTGCAAGTTACATATTAAATCTGGCTGATGAGGTTGGGCAGCCCCATGATACCGTCTTCTAA
- the LOC143803834 gene encoding AMP deaminase 3-like, with protein sequence MDEFNGSSAPRLTPEKSKTYCHRRLNFLGSKFNLHEMLNEMSELKELKSVPHRDFYNVRKVDTHIHAAACMNQKHLLRFIKHTYRTEPDKVVTEKNGKKMTLKQLFESLYMDPYDLTVDSLDVHAGRQTFHRFDKFNAKYNPVGASELRDLYQKTDNYIDGEYFARIIKEVARELEDSKYQYTEPRLSIYGRSPDEWDILAKWFIKHKVYSPNMRWMIQVPRIFDIFRSKKILPDFGKMLENIFLPLFEATINPSDHKELYLFLNYVTGFDSVDDESKHNDHMFSNKSPTPDQWTHEQNPPYSYYLYYMYANIMLLNNLRKERGMSTFLFRPHCGEAGSITHLVSAFITADNISHGLLLKKSPVLQYLYYLAQIPIAMSPLSNNSLFLEYSKNPLREFLHKGLVVSLSTDDPMQFHYTKEALMEEYAIAAQVWKLSTCDLCEIARNSVLQSGLSDKEKKHFLGENCMKEGPEGNDIRRTNVAQIRMAFRYETLCNELSFLADAMHSEALPLAQAQ encoded by the exons atggacgagttcaACGGCTCCTCTGCCCCGAGGCTGACACCGGAGAAATC AAAAACCTACTGTCACCGCAGGCTCAATTTCTTGGGATCCAAGTTTAACCTCCATGAGATGCTGAACGAGATGTCGGAGCTGAAGGAACTGAAAAGTGTCCCTCACCGTGACTTCTATAATGTCAGGAAG GTGGACACCCATATTCATGCTGCTGCCTGTATGAACCAGAAGCATTTGCTCCGCTTCATTAAACACACGTATCGCACAGAACCGGACAAGGTGGTCACTGAGAAGAATGGGAAGAAGATGACACTCAAACAACTATTTGAGAGTCTTTACATGGATCCGTACGACCTGACTGTAGACTCTCTGGATGTCCACGCG GGACGACAAACCTTCCATAGATTCGATAAGTTCAACGCTAAGTATAACCCCGTGGGAGCAAGCGAGCTCAGAGACCTCTACCAGAAGACGGACAATTACATAGACGGGGAGTACTTTGCCAGGATTATTAAG GAAGTGGCTCGAGAGCTGGAGGACAGCAAGTACCAGTACACAGAGCCTCGGCTATCCATCTACGGCCGCTCCCCCGATGAGTGGGACATCCTGGCCAAGTGGTTCATCAAGCACAAGGTCTACTCCCCCAACATGCGCTGGATGATCCAGGTGCCTCGGATCTT TGACATTTTCAGATCGAAGAAGATTCTTCCAGATTTTGGcaaaatgttggaaaatatatTCTTGCCACTATTTGAGGCGACAATTAACCCTTCAGATCACAAAGAGCTCTACCTATTCCTTAACTAT GTCACGGGCTTTGACAGCGTCGACGATGAGTCCAAACACAACGATCACATGTTCTCCAACAAGAGTCCGACCCCCGACCAGTGGACACACGAGCAGAACCCCCCATACAGTTACTACCTGTATTATATGTATGCCAATATCATGCTGCTCAACAACCTGCGCAA GGAGCGGGGGATGAGCACCTTCCTGTTCCGGCCTCATTGCGGAGAAGCCGGGTCCATCACACATCTGGTGTCGGCCTTTATAACTGCAGATAACATTTCTCATGGATTACTTCTCAAAAag AGCCCGGTGCTGCAGTACCTCTACTACCTGGCACAGATTCCCATCGCGATGTCTCCGCTCAGCAATAACAGCTTATTCCTAGAATACTCCAAGAACCCACTGCGGGAATTCCTGCATAAAGGCCTGGTCGTGTCCCTGTCCACAGACGATCCCATGCAATTCCACTACACCAAG GAAGCCCTGATGGAGGAATACGCCATCGCTGCCCAGGTCTGGAAACTGAGCACCTGCGACTTGTGCGAGATCGCCAGGAACAGCGTCCTGCAGAGCGGCCTCTCCGACAAG GAGAAGAAGCATTTTCTGGGGGAGAATTGCATGAAGGAAGGTCCGGAGGGAAACGACATCAGGAGAACCAACGTGGCTCAGATCCGCATGGCCTTCCGCTACGAAACTCTGTGCAACGAGCTGAGCTTCTTGGCCGACGCTATGCATTCTGAGGCTTTACCCTTGGCTCAGGCACAATGA